The Pseudophaeobacter arcticus DSM 23566 genome includes a region encoding these proteins:
- a CDS encoding trimethylamine methyltransferase family protein: MTDQTASSPRASSRSGGRTARRNARASALPDHLRPIRPGMEGGTFKPLTQEGMERIHRAALDALEHIGLADAPPSGIDHLTKAGCILGEDGRIRFPRALVEDMLAKANRSITLFSRDGKHDLELSGNRVHYGTAGAAVHMVDVEGRHYRDSTVQDLHDASRICDKLDNIHFVQRPMVCRDIADNLEMDLNSIYATTSGTTKHIGVSFSEPGFVAPAMEMLHLIAGGEDKWRERPFVSNSNCFVVPPMKFATESCQVMEECIKYGMPVLLLSAGMAGATAPSTIAGAITQAVAECLAGLVYVNAVKPGAPAIFGTWPFGLDLRTGAMTGGSGEQALLTAGCAQMHKFYDLPGGAAAGIGDSKLPDMQAGWEQMCSNVMAGLSGLNMVYEAAGMHASLLGFCHESLILGDDLIGQALRCVRGIEVTDETLALDQMAEVCLNGPGHYLGTSQTLGRMQADYVYPSLGDRTSPKEWVELGKPDLLHKATARKEQILSERSAARFDPTLDAKIRARFNIHLGT; this comes from the coding sequence ATGACTGATCAAACTGCCAGCTCCCCCCGTGCATCCTCGCGCAGCGGAGGCCGCACAGCACGTCGAAACGCCCGTGCCAGTGCCCTGCCCGACCATCTGCGCCCCATTCGCCCAGGCATGGAGGGCGGCACCTTCAAACCTCTGACCCAGGAGGGAATGGAGAGAATTCACCGCGCCGCCCTGGATGCGCTGGAACACATCGGCCTGGCAGATGCCCCCCCAAGTGGGATCGACCACCTGACAAAGGCGGGCTGTATTCTGGGCGAGGATGGTCGCATCCGCTTTCCCCGCGCCCTGGTGGAGGACATGCTGGCCAAGGCCAACCGCTCCATCACCCTGTTCAGCCGGGACGGCAAACACGATCTCGAACTGTCAGGTAACCGCGTACATTACGGCACCGCCGGCGCAGCGGTTCATATGGTCGATGTCGAAGGGCGCCACTACCGCGATTCAACCGTTCAGGATCTGCACGATGCCTCCCGGATCTGTGACAAGCTCGACAATATCCATTTTGTTCAACGCCCTATGGTTTGTCGCGACATCGCGGACAATCTGGAGATGGACCTGAATTCGATCTATGCCACCACCTCGGGCACTACCAAACATATCGGTGTCTCCTTTTCCGAACCGGGGTTTGTCGCCCCGGCAATGGAGATGCTGCACCTCATAGCAGGTGGAGAAGACAAATGGCGCGAACGTCCCTTTGTCTCCAACTCCAACTGTTTTGTCGTGCCGCCGATGAAATTTGCCACCGAAAGCTGCCAGGTCATGGAGGAATGCATCAAATATGGGATGCCAGTGTTGCTGCTCTCGGCTGGTATGGCCGGGGCCACGGCGCCCTCAACCATCGCCGGTGCCATCACCCAGGCGGTGGCCGAGTGCCTGGCCGGACTGGTCTATGTCAACGCGGTGAAACCCGGTGCCCCGGCGATTTTTGGCACCTGGCCCTTTGGTCTGGATCTGCGCACTGGCGCCATGACTGGGGGATCCGGTGAACAGGCCCTGCTGACAGCAGGCTGCGCCCAGATGCACAAGTTCTACGACCTGCCAGGCGGCGCCGCTGCCGGCATCGGAGATTCCAAACTGCCCGACATGCAGGCTGGCTGGGAGCAGATGTGTTCCAATGTCATGGCCGGGCTCTCGGGCCTCAACATGGTCTATGAAGCCGCCGGCATGCATGCTTCACTATTGGGATTTTGCCATGAATCCCTGATCTTGGGCGACGATCTTATTGGTCAGGCGCTGCGTTGTGTGCGCGGCATCGAAGTCACCGACGAGACCCTGGCGCTGGATCAGATGGCCGAGGTTTGTTTGAATGGCCCTGGTCACTATCTGGGAACCAGCCAGACCCTGGGCCGCATGCAGGCTGACTATGTCTACCCGTCACTGGGGGACCGCACCTCACCAAAAGAATGGGTTGAGCTGGGTAAACCAGACCTGTTGCATAAGGCAACAGCCCGCAAGGAGCAAATCCTGTCAGAGCGCTCTGCCGCCCGTTTTGATCCCACCCTGGACGCCAAAATACGCGCCCGGTTCAACATCCACCTGGGAACGTGA
- a CDS encoding HTH-like domain-containing protein, producing MTEAQLAEILKERYTSAEKREMVTAIHVFGVEFADLLDGVSINDVAELGTGHRSYGTEIRKGIRLSKFVTLKR from the coding sequence ATGACCGAAGCTCAGCTCGCCGAGATTTTGAAAGAACGATACACGTCCGCCGAAAAGCGAGAGATGGTCACGGCCATTCATGTATTCGGAGTTGAATTCGCAGATCTTCTGGATGGAGTTTCAATCAACGACGTAGCTGAGCTTGGAACCGGTCATCGCTCCTATGGAACCGAAATCCGTAAGGGCATCCGACTGTCTAAATTTGTGACTCTGAAGAGGTGA
- a CDS encoding Yip1 family protein: MRFLWSFLILTLRQPGVAARTILLRQWPPEAVWTGFFLGIILGTFFNTLLNYWYPLVDELAFLNLSSGTYLGVSALMSLGFASTLAIAGRWLGGIGRFMPVLTLLVWLQLVHMVVQAILIMVMLLSPALGNLLGLVANVFLFFVLLNFINEAHGFASLWRSLAVVVMAAILVFFAFISVVGLIGPDTIGLPENV, from the coding sequence ATGAGGTTTCTGTGGTCTTTTTTGATACTGACCCTGCGCCAGCCCGGCGTGGCGGCCCGTACCATTTTGTTGCGGCAATGGCCACCCGAGGCCGTTTGGACCGGATTTTTTCTGGGGATTATCCTTGGAACCTTTTTTAATACCCTGCTGAATTACTGGTATCCGCTGGTAGATGAACTGGCGTTCCTGAACCTTTCAAGCGGGACCTATTTGGGGGTCTCTGCGCTGATGAGCCTTGGATTTGCATCCACGCTGGCCATTGCCGGGCGCTGGCTGGGTGGTATCGGGCGGTTCATGCCAGTGCTGACGCTGCTGGTCTGGTTGCAATTGGTGCATATGGTGGTGCAGGCGATACTGATCATGGTGATGCTTCTGTCACCTGCGCTTGGCAACCTGCTCGGCCTTGTCGCCAATGTCTTTTTGTTCTTTGTCTTGTTGAACTTTATCAATGAAGCGCATGGCTTTGCCTCGCTTTGGCGGAGCCTTGCAGTGGTTGTCATGGCGGCCATTCTGGTGTTCTTTGCCTTTATCTCTGTCGTTGGCCTGATCGGCCCTGATACCATTGGACTGCCTGAAAATGTATGA
- a CDS encoding SufB/SufD family protein produces MALADVKQSATEARLAALSLPQGGCLAAARQAALSRVQTMGLPGRRDEYWKYTRPDTLISADVEKAAVFAMDEAPMFNEFDRLKVVFVDGVYDTEASDDLSLEGVRIDRIADICSQDIHWAKDLYGVLEARGQAPVERPLAALNTAFAQDGVAIHVTGKPSKPINLVYVHSDEGSDAILHHVIRVEPGAEATILENGPAASRFNKCTEIDIADTGKLHLVRAQGRDHERRAATHLFARLGAESVFKSFTLTVNGILTRNEAVIELLGDDAIAHIAGACVGDGEFHHDDTVFITHDAVNCESRQVFKKVLRNGATGVFQGKILVKEGAQKTDGYQISQSLLLDGDSQFLAKPELEIYADDVICSHGSTTGAIDEEALFYLRSRGVPVAEATDLLTLAFLAEAVEEVEDADISASLVARLEGWLSRRR; encoded by the coding sequence ATGGCGCTTGCTGATGTGAAACAAAGTGCCACCGAGGCACGGTTGGCGGCGCTGAGCCTGCCGCAGGGCGGTTGCCTTGCGGCGGCACGTCAGGCGGCGCTGTCGCGGGTGCAGACCATGGGATTGCCGGGGCGCCGTGATGAATACTGGAAATACACCCGTCCCGATACGCTGATCTCAGCTGACGTCGAAAAGGCAGCAGTTTTTGCCATGGACGAAGCACCAATGTTCAATGAATTTGACCGTTTGAAGGTCGTTTTTGTGGATGGCGTTTATGATACCGAGGCTTCGGATGATCTGAGCCTGGAAGGTGTCCGGATCGACCGGATTGCGGATATCTGCAGTCAGGACATTCATTGGGCCAAAGACCTATACGGGGTTCTGGAGGCACGCGGCCAGGCGCCGGTGGAACGTCCGCTGGCAGCCTTGAACACCGCCTTTGCCCAGGATGGTGTTGCCATTCATGTGACCGGCAAGCCCAGCAAGCCAATCAACCTGGTCTATGTGCATTCGGATGAGGGATCAGATGCCATCCTGCATCACGTGATCCGGGTTGAGCCCGGCGCTGAGGCCACGATCCTGGAAAACGGCCCGGCTGCCTCGCGGTTCAACAAATGTACCGAGATCGACATTGCCGACACCGGCAAGCTGCATCTGGTGCGCGCCCAGGGGCGGGATCATGAACGTCGGGCTGCGACCCATCTGTTTGCCCGTCTGGGCGCTGAATCCGTGTTCAAAAGCTTCACCCTCACGGTGAATGGCATTTTGACCCGCAACGAGGCGGTGATTGAGCTGTTGGGCGATGACGCCATTGCGCATATTGCCGGCGCCTGTGTTGGCGACGGGGAATTCCATCATGATGACACGGTGTTCATCACCCATGATGCGGTAAACTGCGAAAGCCGTCAGGTTTTCAAAAAGGTGCTGCGCAATGGGGCCACCGGTGTGTTTCAGGGTAAAATCCTCGTCAAAGAGGGGGCTCAGAAAACCGATGGGTATCAGATCAGCCAATCGCTGCTTTTGGATGGTGACAGCCAGTTTCTGGCCAAGCCTGAGCTGGAAATCTATGCCGATGATGTGATCTGTTCCCATGGCTCCACCACCGGCGCCATCGACGAAGAGGCGCTGTTCTACCTGCGCTCGCGTGGGGTTCCGGTTGCCGAGGCGACGGATCTTTTGACTCTGGCTTTCCTGGCGGAAGCGGTGGAAGAGGTCGAAGACGCCGATATTTCTGCTTCCCTTGTTGCCCGCCTGGAAGGCTGGCTGTCGCGGCGCCGCTAA
- the sufB gene encoding Fe-S cluster assembly protein SufB yields MAALDQTQVKEGVDQETVDAVAEVSTYKYGWETDIEMEYAPKGLTTDIVRLISEKNEEPEWMLNWRLEAYDRWLQKEEPTWAMVDYPEIDFQDQYYYARPKSMEVKPKSLDDVDPKLLDTYKKLGIPLKEQMILAGVEGAENAPAEGRKVAVDAVFDSVSVGTTFQAELKKAGVIFCSISEAIREHPELVKKYLGTVVPVSDNFYATLNSAVFSDGSFVYIPPGVRCPMELSTYFRINAENTGQFERTLIIADKGSYVSYLEGCTAPARDIAQLHAAVVEIIIEEDAEVKYSTVQNWYPGDENGKGGIYNFVTKRADCRGDRAKVMWTQVETGSAVTWKYPSCILRGNESQGEFYSIAIANNMQQADTGTKMVHLGRDTKSRIVSKGISAGKAQNTYRGLVSMHPKAKNSRNFTQCDSLLIGDKCGAHTVPYIEVKNNSSRVEHEATTSKVDDDQLFYCRQRGIGEEDAVALVVNGFCKDVLQALPMEFAMEAQQLVAISLEGSVG; encoded by the coding sequence ATGGCCGCTTTGGACCAGACCCAAGTCAAGGAAGGTGTCGACCAGGAAACCGTGGATGCGGTGGCCGAGGTCAGCACGTATAAATACGGCTGGGAAACCGATATCGAGATGGAATATGCCCCCAAGGGCCTGACCACCGACATTGTTCGCCTGATCTCGGAAAAGAACGAAGAGCCCGAGTGGATGCTGAACTGGCGCCTGGAGGCCTATGATCGCTGGCTGCAAAAGGAAGAGCCAACCTGGGCCATGGTCGACTATCCTGAAATCGATTTTCAGGACCAGTATTACTATGCCCGCCCCAAATCCATGGAAGTAAAGCCAAAATCCCTGGATGACGTCGATCCCAAGCTGCTGGACACCTACAAAAAGCTGGGTATCCCGCTGAAAGAGCAGATGATCCTGGCCGGCGTTGAAGGCGCTGAGAATGCTCCCGCCGAAGGTCGCAAGGTTGCCGTGGACGCGGTGTTTGACTCGGTTTCTGTTGGCACCACCTTCCAGGCTGAGCTGAAAAAGGCCGGGGTAATCTTCTGCTCCATCTCGGAAGCGATCCGCGAACACCCCGAGCTGGTGAAGAAATACCTCGGCACCGTGGTTCCGGTTTCGGATAACTTTTATGCGACGCTGAACTCGGCCGTATTCTCGGATGGCTCCTTTGTCTATATCCCGCCGGGCGTGCGCTGCCCGATGGAGCTGAGCACCTATTTCCGTATCAACGCGGAAAACACCGGTCAGTTTGAACGTACCCTGATCATCGCCGACAAGGGCTCCTATGTGAGCTACCTTGAGGGCTGTACCGCACCGGCCCGTGATATCGCCCAGCTGCACGCCGCTGTGGTTGAGATCATCATCGAAGAAGACGCCGAGGTGAAATACTCCACCGTGCAGAACTGGTACCCCGGTGATGAAAACGGCAAGGGCGGCATCTACAACTTTGTCACCAAACGCGCCGACTGCCGCGGTGATCGCGCCAAGGTCATGTGGACCCAGGTGGAAACCGGCTCTGCCGTGACCTGGAAATACCCCTCCTGCATTCTGCGCGGCAACGAGAGCCAGGGCGAGTTCTACTCCATCGCCATCGCCAACAACATGCAGCAGGCCGACACCGGCACCAAGATGGTGCATCTGGGGCGCGATACCAAATCGCGGATCGTCTCCAAAGGGATTTCCGCCGGCAAGGCGCAGAACACCTATCGTGGTCTGGTCTCGATGCATCCCAAGGCAAAGAACAGCCGCAATTTCACCCAATGTGACAGCTTGTTGATCGGCGACAAATGTGGCGCCCACACCGTGCCTTACATTGAGGTGAAGAATAACTCATCCCGGGTTGAGCACGAGGCGACAACCTCAAAAGTGGACGATGACCAGCTGTTCTACTGCCGCCAGCGCGGCATTGGCGAAGAAGACGCGGTGGCCCTGGTGGTCAACGGCTTCTGCAAGGACGTGCTGCAGGCCCTGCCGATGGAATTCGCCATGGAAGCCCAGCAATTGGTGGCGATCTCCTTGGAAGGTTCGGTGGGGTAA
- a CDS encoding cysteine desulfurase: protein MYDVEKIRGDFPILSRQVNGKPLTYLDNGASAQKPQVVIDAINQAYSQEYSNVHRGLHYLSNLATEKYEGVRGIIAKFLNAASEDSIILNSGTTEGINMVAYSWAMPRLQAGDEILLSVMEHHANIVPWHFLRERQGVVIKWVDTAADGSLDPQAVLDAITPKTKLIAITQCSNVLGTVVDVKTITAGAHAQGIPVLVDGSQSAVHMPVDVQDLGCDFFAITGHKLYGPSGSGAIYVHPDRMAEMRPFLGGGDMIREVSKEAVIYNDPPMMFEAGTPGIVQTIGLGVALTYMMDLGMENIAAHEAELRDYAMARLQGLNWINIQGQATGKAAIFSFTMEGPAHAHDISTILDKKGVAVRAGHHCAGPLMDHLGVTATCRASFGAYNTKAEVDTLIEALELAHELFA from the coding sequence ATGTATGATGTAGAAAAAATCCGTGGCGACTTTCCCATTCTGTCCCGGCAGGTGAACGGAAAGCCGCTCACCTATCTGGACAATGGCGCCTCGGCGCAGAAACCGCAGGTGGTGATTGATGCAATCAATCAAGCCTATTCTCAGGAATATTCCAATGTTCACAGGGGGCTGCACTATCTGTCCAATCTCGCCACCGAGAAATACGAAGGCGTGCGCGGCATTATTGCCAAGTTCCTGAATGCGGCGAGCGAAGACAGTATCATTCTGAATTCCGGCACCACTGAAGGCATCAATATGGTGGCCTACAGCTGGGCCATGCCGCGGCTTCAGGCCGGGGATGAGATCCTGTTGTCGGTGATGGAGCATCACGCCAATATCGTGCCCTGGCATTTCCTGCGTGAACGTCAGGGGGTGGTGATCAAATGGGTGGATACCGCCGCTGACGGCAGCCTTGATCCGCAGGCGGTGCTGGACGCGATCACACCAAAAACCAAACTGATTGCAATCACCCAATGTTCCAATGTGTTGGGTACTGTTGTTGACGTCAAAACCATCACTGCGGGGGCCCATGCGCAGGGGATTCCGGTATTGGTCGATGGCTCGCAAAGTGCCGTGCACATGCCGGTGGATGTTCAGGATCTCGGCTGTGATTTCTTTGCCATTACCGGGCATAAGCTGTATGGGCCCTCTGGCTCTGGGGCGATCTATGTACACCCTGACCGGATGGCCGAGATGCGCCCCTTCCTGGGCGGTGGGGATATGATCCGCGAGGTCTCCAAGGAGGCGGTGATCTATAATGATCCGCCAATGATGTTTGAGGCCGGAACACCGGGCATTGTCCAGACCATCGGCTTGGGCGTTGCGCTGACCTACATGATGGATCTGGGGATGGAGAATATTGCCGCCCATGAAGCCGAACTGCGGGACTATGCCATGGCCCGACTGCAGGGGTTGAACTGGATTAATATCCAGGGGCAGGCCACTGGCAAGGCTGCGATTTTCAGCTTTACCATGGAGGGGCCGGCCCATGCCCATGACATCTCCACCATTCTTGATAAAAAGGGCGTCGCGGTACGGGCCGGTCATCACTGCGCCGGCCCGCTGATGGACCATTTGGGCGTTACCGCCACCTGCCGCGCGTCTTTTGGCGCCTATAATACCAAGGCTGAGGTCGATACTCTGATCGAGGCGCTTGAACTGGCGCATGAGTTGTTCGCCTAA
- a CDS encoding Yip1 family protein yields the protein MAVTGDILATYRGPRRVFARLLTMGPREDRLLAILMASCALMFISRMPSLAREAHLTGQEQTMLLSNALFGIIFIAPLGLYTLALIAHFIARVMRGSGESHAARLALFWSLLAASPLMLLNGLVAGLIGPGTELNLVGGLWFTAFLWFWISGMYQGYWAKPQVHA from the coding sequence ATGGCGGTCACCGGCGATATTCTGGCAACCTATCGAGGGCCGCGCAGGGTGTTTGCGCGGCTCTTGACCATGGGCCCGCGCGAGGACCGGCTGTTGGCAATCCTTATGGCAAGCTGCGCTTTGATGTTCATCTCGCGGATGCCCAGCCTGGCACGCGAGGCGCATCTGACCGGACAGGAACAGACAATGTTGCTCAGCAACGCGTTGTTTGGCATCATTTTTATCGCTCCTCTGGGCCTGTATACCCTGGCGCTGATTGCCCATTTCATCGCCCGTGTTATGCGCGGCAGTGGCGAAAGCCATGCGGCGCGTCTGGCGCTGTTCTGGAGCCTTCTTGCCGCCAGCCCGCTGATGCTGCTGAATGGGCTTGTGGCGGGTCTGATTGGCCCCGGAACTGAGCTGAACCTGGTTGGCGGACTTTGGTTCACGGCCTTTTTGTGGTTCTGGATCAGCGGTATGTATCAGGGCTATTGGGCCAAACCCCAGGTGCACGCATGA
- the cysS gene encoding cysteine--tRNA ligase: protein MMTTNTVIKLHNTKTRKKSEFIPIDANNVRMYLCGPTVYDRAHLGNARPVVVFDVLYRLLRQVFGPAHVTYVRNFTDVDDKINATALARKEAGATGTLEQLIAERTEETIGWYLSDMGKLGALEPDHMPRATQYIGQMVAMIEDLIAKGHAYAAEGHVLFAVDSWKQHYGALSGRSVDDMIAGARVEVAPYKKNPMDFVLWKPSTDDMPGWDSPWGRGRPGWHIECSAMSQELLGADFDIHGGGNDLMFPHHENEIAQSCCANGDDSFARYWLHNEMLQVEGKKMSKSLGNFFTVHDLLAGHDGEPGVPGEVIRFVFLSTHYRKPMDWTAKKAAEAAATLRKWRALTAGIQADTNPHQMVVNALADDLNTPLAISALHTLFKDFEMNGRGGAVFKASAQSLGLLTEEIGGWETIPEIDLSAHEGRLFAARQAAMETKDFAEVDRLKAAYQAAGLEVRMSKTGVELLPGAGFDPAKLEAL, encoded by the coding sequence ATGATGACCACGAACACCGTGATTAAACTGCACAATACCAAGACCCGCAAAAAGTCGGAGTTTATTCCGATAGATGCCAATAATGTGCGGATGTATCTCTGCGGTCCCACGGTTTATGACCGGGCGCATCTGGGCAATGCACGCCCCGTGGTGGTGTTTGATGTGCTCTATCGGCTGCTGCGGCAGGTTTTTGGCCCGGCTCACGTGACCTATGTGCGCAACTTCACTGATGTTGACGACAAGATCAACGCCACAGCCCTGGCGCGCAAAGAAGCGGGCGCCACCGGAACGCTGGAGCAGCTGATTGCCGAGCGCACCGAAGAGACCATCGGCTGGTATCTGAGCGACATGGGCAAGCTGGGTGCGCTGGAGCCTGATCACATGCCACGGGCGACGCAGTATATTGGCCAGATGGTGGCGATGATCGAGGATCTGATCGCCAAGGGCCATGCCTATGCGGCTGAGGGCCATGTGCTTTTTGCGGTGGACAGCTGGAAGCAGCATTATGGTGCGCTGTCCGGGCGATCGGTGGATGACATGATTGCCGGCGCCCGCGTCGAAGTTGCCCCCTATAAAAAGAACCCGATGGATTTTGTGCTCTGGAAGCCCTCCACGGATGACATGCCGGGGTGGGACAGCCCCTGGGGGCGTGGCCGTCCGGGCTGGCATATCGAGTGCTCGGCGATGTCGCAGGAACTGCTGGGGGCGGATTTTGATATTCACGGTGGCGGCAATGATCTGATGTTTCCGCATCATGAAAACGAAATAGCGCAAAGCTGCTGCGCCAATGGCGATGATAGTTTTGCACGCTACTGGCTGCACAATGAGATGCTGCAGGTCGAGGGCAAGAAGATGTCCAAGTCGCTGGGCAATTTCTTCACCGTGCACGATCTGCTGGCCGGCCACGACGGCGAACCGGGCGTGCCGGGTGAGGTGATCCGCTTCGTCTTCCTGTCGACGCATTACCGCAAACCGATGGACTGGACCGCGAAAAAGGCTGCAGAAGCTGCGGCCACGCTGCGCAAGTGGCGTGCGCTGACGGCGGGTATTCAGGCTGATACAAATCCGCATCAGATGGTGGTGAATGCACTGGCAGATGACCTCAATACCCCTTTGGCAATCTCTGCGCTGCACACACTTTTTAAAGACTTTGAAATGAATGGCCGTGGCGGGGCAGTGTTCAAGGCGTCCGCTCAATCTTTGGGACTTCTGACAGAAGAAATAGGTGGATGGGAAACAATTCCGGAAATTGATCTCTCGGCCCATGAGGGACGCCTATTTGCGGCCCGTCAGGCGGCGATGGAGACGAAGGACTTCGCCGAGGTCGACCGGCTGAAAGCGGCTTATCAGGCGGCCGGGCTGGAAGTGCGTATGTCCAAGACCGGGGTGGAACTGCTTCCGGGCGCCGGTTTCGATCCGGCCAAACTGGAGGCGCTGTGA
- the sufC gene encoding Fe-S cluster assembly ATPase SufC yields the protein MLEIKNLHVKLEDEDKQILKGLNLTVEAGKVHAIMGPNGSGKSTLSYVLSGRDGYEVTEGSATLAGQDLLELEPEERAALGVFLAFQYPVEIPGVGNMTFLRTAVNSQRKARGEEELSAAEFLKSIRAKAKELKIDADMLKRPVNVGFSGGEKKRNEILQMAMLEPKMCILDETDSGLDVDAMKLVAEGVNALRDEGRGFLVITHYQRLLDHIKPDVVHILAGGKIVKTGGPELAMEVENNGYAGILAEVS from the coding sequence ATGCTCGAAATCAAAAACCTGCACGTCAAACTTGAAGACGAGGACAAGCAGATCCTGAAAGGTCTGAACCTGACTGTTGAAGCCGGCAAGGTGCATGCGATCATGGGGCCAAATGGCTCTGGCAAGTCGACACTTTCTTATGTTCTGTCGGGCCGCGACGGCTATGAAGTCACCGAAGGCAGCGCCACCCTGGCGGGCCAGGATCTGCTGGAGCTGGAGCCGGAAGAGCGCGCCGCACTGGGTGTGTTTCTGGCCTTTCAATACCCGGTTGAAATTCCCGGCGTCGGCAACATGACCTTCCTGCGCACCGCGGTGAATTCCCAGCGCAAAGCCCGCGGCGAAGAAGAGCTGTCTGCGGCAGAGTTCCTCAAATCCATCCGCGCCAAGGCCAAAGAGCTGAAGATCGACGCCGATATGCTGAAGCGTCCGGTCAATGTGGGCTTCTCTGGTGGTGAGAAAAAGCGGAATGAAATCCTGCAGATGGCCATGCTTGAGCCCAAGATGTGCATCCTGGATGAAACCGACTCGGGCCTTGATGTCGACGCGATGAAACTGGTCGCCGAAGGCGTCAACGCCCTGCGCGACGAGGGCCGTGGCTTTCTGGTGATCACCCACTACCAGCGTTTGCTGGACCATATCAAACCGGATGTTGTGCATATTCTGGCGGGCGGCAAAATTGTAAAAACCGGTGGGCCGGAGCTGGCAATGGAAGTCGAAAACAACGGCTATGCTGGTATCCTGGCGGAGGTTTCCTGA
- a CDS encoding polysaccharide pyruvyl transferase family protein — protein MTLTAPHIAPLRLFWWKAVPNFGDVLSSLVVAHLSGRDVVHCGPGKADLFAIGSILQIARRKYSEAKTYAQKPEIWGAGLLHAVSSLDFLSNVNIALLRGPITASLLGVKTQRFGDPGLLVADVFAPASSKTHRIGLVPHHSQMEDPQIQALANSSEEILLIDPRQDPATVCRQISACGHIYAASLHGLITADAYGVASTWVAPGDQGHLKYYDYAASIGRVLISPLAWEQIPGHARNTDQPAELTYGAGIARAQADLRNSFPARLRAEQNTGTA, from the coding sequence ATGACCTTGACGGCTCCTCATATCGCGCCTTTACGCCTGTTCTGGTGGAAAGCGGTGCCAAACTTTGGCGACGTGCTCTCCAGCCTTGTGGTGGCGCATCTGAGTGGCCGTGACGTGGTGCATTGTGGTCCCGGCAAGGCGGATCTTTTTGCCATTGGCTCGATCCTGCAAATTGCCCGGCGCAAGTATTCCGAGGCAAAGACCTATGCCCAAAAGCCGGAGATCTGGGGGGCTGGGCTGCTGCATGCAGTGTCGTCACTTGATTTTTTATCCAATGTAAACATTGCCTTGCTGCGCGGTCCTATCACGGCTTCGCTGTTGGGGGTGAAAACACAACGCTTTGGAGACCCTGGACTGCTGGTGGCAGATGTCTTTGCGCCCGCGTCATCAAAAACCCACCGGATCGGCCTGGTTCCCCATCACAGCCAGATGGAAGACCCGCAAATTCAGGCGCTTGCGAATAGCAGTGAGGAGATCTTGCTGATTGATCCGCGTCAGGATCCCGCCACCGTCTGTCGCCAGATCAGCGCCTGTGGACATATCTATGCTGCCTCGCTGCATGGGTTGATCACCGCGGACGCCTACGGCGTGGCCTCGACCTGGGTCGCACCCGGGGATCAGGGGCATCTGAAATACTACGACTATGCCGCCTCGATCGGGCGGGTCCTTATTTCTCCGCTGGCCTGGGAGCAGATCCCTGGCCACGCGCGAAACACCGACCAACCGGCAGAGCTGACCTACGGCGCGGGCATTGCGCGCGCCCAGGCAGATCTGCGTAACAGTTTTCCTGCGCGCCTGCGCGCTGAACAGAACACAGGGACCGCCTGA
- a CDS encoding heavy metal-binding domain-containing protein gives MIVTTTPSVEGYQIAEYKGIVVGEAIMGANVVRDVFASITDIVGGRSGAYESKLQDARETALAELEDRAREKGANAVVGVDLDYEVVGNSMLMVSASGTAVVIG, from the coding sequence ATGATCGTCACAACCACCCCCTCTGTTGAGGGCTACCAAATAGCTGAATACAAGGGCATCGTCGTGGGCGAGGCCATCATGGGGGCCAATGTGGTGCGGGATGTCTTTGCCTCGATCACCGATATCGTCGGTGGCCGCTCTGGCGCCTATGAAAGCAAACTGCAGGACGCGCGTGAAACCGCGCTGGCAGAGCTGGAAGACCGCGCCCGTGAAAAAGGCGCCAATGCGGTTGTGGGCGTTGATCTTGATTACGAGGTCGTTGGCAATTCGATGTTGATGGTCTCTGCCAGCGGCACAGCGGTGGTGATCGGCTGA